In Porphyromonas cangingivalis, a genomic segment contains:
- the truB gene encoding tRNA pseudouridine(55) synthase TruB, which yields MTDIERRNTHAEYEKRLDNPFSKGLIVGIEKPLHWTSFDVVNKVRYLLTRRLKLKKLKVGHAGTLDPLATGVVVLCTGKSTKMIETLQAHNKTYRTTIKLGATTPSYDMETEVDRYFPTEHITRELVEKILQTFVGTIQQVPPTFSACKVDGKRAYEMARVGKEVELRAKEISIQDIRLLRYAQDEIEIEVDCGKGTYIRALARDIGEALGSGGYLTALRRIRSGDVDEDSLITMEEVPEWIERVLSESEDKDKY from the coding sequence ATGACAGATATAGAACGTAGAAATACTCATGCCGAGTATGAAAAGAGACTGGACAATCCCTTCTCCAAAGGACTTATTGTCGGTATAGAGAAGCCTTTGCACTGGACTTCGTTTGATGTGGTCAATAAGGTGCGTTACTTGCTGACAAGGAGGTTGAAGCTCAAGAAGTTGAAGGTGGGACATGCAGGAACGTTAGACCCTTTGGCTACAGGAGTTGTCGTCCTCTGTACGGGTAAGTCGACGAAGATGATAGAAACTCTGCAAGCTCACAATAAGACCTATCGGACGACGATCAAACTGGGGGCGACAACCCCTTCGTATGATATGGAAACGGAAGTGGATAGGTATTTCCCTACTGAGCATATCACTCGGGAGTTGGTGGAGAAGATCTTGCAGACCTTTGTGGGTACGATACAGCAAGTGCCTCCTACATTTTCGGCGTGTAAGGTCGATGGTAAACGTGCCTACGAGATGGCAAGAGTGGGAAAAGAAGTCGAACTGCGTGCCAAGGAGATAAGCATCCAAGATATCCGCCTCCTGCGGTATGCTCAAGACGAGATAGAGATAGAGGTGGACTGTGGAAAAGGAACTTATATCAGAGCCTTGGCGAGAGATATAGGAGAAGCGCTTGGCAGTGGAGGCTATTTGACTGCCTTGAGACGGATCCGATCCGGTGATGTGGATGAGGATTCATTGATAACGATGGAGGAAGTCCCAGAGTGGATCGAACGTGTATTGTCCGAGAGCGAAGACAAAGACAAATATTGA
- the dnaB gene encoding replicative DNA helicase, producing MAETTGRKFTKKKEGEESVRPTRVPPNSIETEEIVLGALMIEKDAYPLVGELLRPACFYEPKNRLIFEAIQDLALLERPVDVQTVIEQLKRNKTLHEVGGEYYPILLSTQINSTAHLETHARILYDKALQRELISFGNEVIKNAFDESIDVVDTMQDAESKLFEITQRTDKDEVEHVKHLIGDALKQIEQASSRKEGISGLNTGFREIDDMTSGWQSPDLVIIAARPAMGKTAFVLSMARAMAMDYGIPVAIFSLEMSKTQIMTRLIVNHTEIPNDKIKRGNLDQEELRQLNEGLDPLYEAPLFIDDNAGLSIFDLRSKARRLVREHDVKMIVIDYLQLMTASGMRANTNREQEVSMISRSLKQLAKELNIPIIALSQLNRSVENRGDGKIPQLSDLRESGAIEQDADMVCFIHRPEYYGITEDKEDGRDLRGLGQFIIAKHRNGPTGAVYLRFKQEFIKFTSALDHPIHNKAQHVTMTSSLNADVSDAPSYDLEV from the coding sequence ATGGCAGAAACAACAGGCAGGAAATTTACCAAGAAAAAGGAGGGAGAGGAGTCGGTAAGACCCACTCGTGTCCCCCCTAATAGTATAGAGACTGAGGAGATCGTCCTCGGTGCGCTGATGATCGAAAAGGATGCTTATCCGCTTGTGGGTGAGCTCCTTCGTCCTGCTTGTTTTTACGAACCGAAGAACAGACTGATATTCGAGGCCATCCAAGACCTCGCACTCCTCGAACGTCCTGTCGATGTGCAGACGGTGATCGAACAGCTCAAAAGGAATAAGACCCTCCATGAGGTGGGTGGTGAGTACTATCCCATCCTTCTCTCCACGCAGATCAACAGTACTGCCCATCTCGAGACCCATGCCCGCATCTTGTACGACAAGGCTTTGCAGCGTGAGCTCATCAGCTTCGGCAACGAGGTGATCAAGAATGCTTTCGATGAGAGTATCGATGTCGTGGATACGATGCAGGATGCTGAGAGTAAGCTCTTCGAGATCACTCAACGTACGGACAAAGATGAGGTGGAGCACGTGAAGCACCTCATCGGCGACGCACTCAAGCAGATAGAGCAGGCAAGCAGTCGTAAGGAGGGTATCAGCGGACTCAATACCGGTTTCCGTGAGATCGATGATATGACTTCGGGCTGGCAGAGTCCGGATCTCGTCATCATCGCAGCACGTCCTGCGATGGGTAAGACCGCCTTTGTCCTCTCCATGGCAAGGGCTATGGCGATGGACTATGGTATCCCTGTGGCCATATTCAGCCTCGAAATGAGTAAGACACAGATCATGACGCGTCTCATCGTCAATCACACTGAGATCCCCAACGATAAGATCAAGCGTGGTAACCTCGATCAGGAGGAGCTTCGACAGCTCAATGAGGGGCTTGACCCTCTGTATGAAGCTCCTCTGTTCATCGACGACAACGCAGGATTGTCTATTTTTGACTTGCGTTCGAAGGCTCGTCGTCTCGTACGTGAGCATGATGTGAAGATGATCGTCATCGACTACCTGCAGTTGATGACTGCCAGTGGTATGCGTGCCAATACGAACCGTGAGCAGGAGGTGAGTATGATCTCGCGTTCGCTCAAGCAGCTTGCAAAGGAACTCAATATCCCTATCATTGCCCTCTCTCAGCTCAACCGTAGTGTCGAGAATCGTGGAGACGGCAAGATCCCTCAGCTCTCCGACCTTCGTGAGTCTGGTGCGATCGAGCAGGATGCCGATATGGTGTGCTTCATCCACAGACCCGAGTACTATGGGATTACGGAGGATAAGGAAGATGGCAGGGACTTGAGAGGCTTGGGGCAGTTCATCATAGCCAAGCACCGTAACGGCCCTACAGGGGCGGTCTACTTGAGGTTCAAGCAAGAGTTTATCAAGTTTACGAGTGCTCTCGATCATCCTATACACAACAAGGCTCAGCACGTCACGATGACATCGTCGCTCAATGCTGATGTGTCCGATGCTCCGTCATACGACCTGGAAGTATAG
- a CDS encoding TolC family protein, whose protein sequence is MKRIIALSVWACLTLPLQAQKVLSIDDCRSLALENNKELLMAQEQINATRHKRKAAFTSYLPALSATGSYMHNSKEIAILSDSQKASLSHMGTAVIGALGKDPALAQALQGVLMKYPDLAPLIGSLSKNVLPSIANNLDAFGQQLAEGSRTDTRNVYVGAVTLTQPLYMGGKIRAYNKITKYAEQLAQQKQRSDKAEVILSVDQAYWQVISLVNKYKLSVEYLNLLRQLEADVQLLVDEGVATKADLLSVKVKVNEAEITMSKVEDGLSLSKMLLCQLCGLSLNTELSLADEALSDIPISSYNGTMEVQQAFENRSELKSLELLTKISNQKVKLELSSHLPHVALVGNYLVSNPSSYNGFENKFGTMWNVGVMVTVPLWNWGEGYHKIRAARSEARMSQLQLDNAKEKIELQVNQSTARVKEAQKRLTMAVQNLAHADENLRYATLGHKEGISTTANVLEAQTAWLSAQSSKIDAQIDVRLSDVYLRKALGHL, encoded by the coding sequence ATGAAACGTATCATTGCCCTATCTGTGTGGGCATGTCTGACACTACCACTCCAAGCCCAAAAGGTGCTATCCATAGATGACTGCAGGTCTTTGGCATTGGAGAACAACAAGGAGCTCCTCATGGCTCAGGAGCAGATCAATGCGACACGACACAAGCGCAAAGCGGCTTTCACCTCGTATCTCCCTGCCCTATCTGCAACAGGCTCTTATATGCACAACAGCAAAGAGATAGCCATCCTGAGCGACAGCCAGAAGGCTTCATTGTCTCATATGGGGACAGCTGTCATCGGAGCTCTCGGCAAAGATCCTGCCCTCGCGCAGGCCTTGCAGGGTGTGCTGATGAAGTATCCGGATCTGGCTCCTCTCATCGGATCGCTCAGCAAGAATGTACTGCCATCCATAGCGAACAATCTGGATGCTTTCGGGCAACAGTTGGCAGAGGGCTCGCGCACGGACACACGGAACGTGTATGTGGGTGCGGTCACACTGACCCAACCGCTCTACATGGGTGGCAAGATACGTGCCTACAACAAGATCACGAAGTATGCCGAACAGCTCGCTCAACAGAAACAGAGGAGCGACAAGGCGGAGGTCATCCTCAGTGTCGATCAGGCTTACTGGCAGGTCATCTCTCTTGTCAACAAATACAAACTGAGTGTCGAATACCTCAATCTACTCCGTCAGTTGGAGGCAGATGTACAGCTACTCGTCGATGAAGGGGTGGCCACCAAGGCGGATCTACTTTCGGTCAAAGTAAAGGTCAACGAAGCCGAGATAACGATGTCAAAGGTTGAGGATGGACTGAGTTTGTCGAAGATGTTGCTCTGCCAGCTCTGCGGACTGAGTTTGAATACCGAGCTATCGCTTGCGGACGAAGCCCTCAGCGACATCCCTATATCTTCGTACAACGGCACGATGGAGGTACAGCAAGCTTTCGAAAACAGATCGGAGCTGAAGAGTCTCGAACTCCTCACCAAGATATCAAACCAAAAGGTGAAGCTCGAACTGTCTTCTCATCTCCCTCACGTGGCACTCGTGGGGAACTATCTCGTGTCGAACCCATCGTCGTACAATGGCTTTGAAAATAAGTTCGGCACGATGTGGAACGTCGGTGTGATGGTCACCGTACCTCTATGGAACTGGGGAGAAGGCTACCACAAGATACGCGCGGCTCGGTCGGAGGCTCGTATGTCACAGCTCCAACTGGACAATGCCAAGGAGAAGATAGAGCTACAGGTAAATCAGTCCACGGCTCGTGTCAAGGAGGCACAGAAGCGTCTGACTATGGCTGTGCAAAATCTTGCACATGCGGACGAAAACCTTCGATACGCTACCTTGGGACACAAGGAAGGTATCAGCACAACAGCCAATGTCCTCGAAGCTCAGACGGCCTGGCTCTCCGCTCAGTCGTCCAAGATAGATGCACAGATCGATGTACGCCTTTCGGATGTGTACTTGCGGAAGGCTTTGGGGCATCTTTAA
- the folK gene encoding 2-amino-4-hydroxy-6-hydroxymethyldihydropteridine diphosphokinase yields the protein MRTYYLGLGSNIGDTQHYLSFAREAISRHVGEITKESAVISTEPVGFDSVNTFSNQVIEVQSNLSPKEILRETQKIEWELGRTHKSHGGTHYDRTMDIDIILCGSMIYSDEELIIPHREFRTRAFVVDLLAEIAPELVDPVTGKTMLELSERLKNK from the coding sequence ATGCGAACTTATTACCTTGGTCTAGGCTCTAACATAGGAGATACGCAGCACTACCTCTCCTTTGCGAGGGAAGCCATCTCCAGACATGTAGGCGAGATCACAAAAGAATCAGCGGTCATCTCTACTGAGCCTGTAGGGTTTGATTCGGTCAATACATTCAGTAATCAGGTTATAGAGGTTCAGAGTAATCTGAGTCCTAAGGAGATACTTCGAGAGACCCAGAAGATCGAGTGGGAGCTTGGGCGAACTCATAAGTCTCACGGAGGTACGCATTATGATCGCACGATGGATATCGACATTATCCTTTGTGGAAGTATGATTTATAGTGATGAAGAACTCATTATCCCTCATCGTGAATTCCGTACCCGTGCGTTTGTCGTCGACCTTTTGGCCGAAATTGCCCCCGAGTTGGTTGATCCTGTCACGGGTAAGACAATGCTCGAACTCTCGGAACGTCTCAAAAACAAGTAA
- a CDS encoding cell division protein FtsX, translated as MGRREKRHKPGFWHSRLTGIVSVSMVLFLLGLVVMIGLMGRELKAYVQESMTVAAIMSPNATDNDVKSLEAFLKAQASVKDMIYISKDEALKEVSKELGEDPQEFLGWNPMSPAFELHLKSEVSSDRDAVNAFITQLEKHTLVQRVNYKRDLLDEINNNIRIITLVMIVVAGLLLLVSFTLISNTIRLLIYARRFSIYTMRLVGATPGFIRRPFVMQNMWNGLVAAFIALALLVWGAYYVVSLYPVMGEMMTWQNGAILAGVLVFFGMIISVWSAVVTVNKYMRMDMNKLYRI; from the coding sequence ATGGGACGACGGGAGAAGAGACATAAACCGGGCTTTTGGCATTCGAGACTCACCGGCATAGTGAGTGTCTCGATGGTACTTTTTTTGCTCGGATTGGTGGTGATGATAGGGCTTATGGGGCGTGAGCTCAAGGCCTATGTCCAAGAGAGTATGACGGTGGCGGCGATCATGTCACCCAATGCTACGGATAATGATGTCAAGAGCCTTGAGGCTTTTCTCAAAGCACAAGCCTCTGTGAAGGATATGATATACATCTCCAAGGATGAGGCTCTAAAGGAGGTGTCAAAAGAGTTGGGAGAGGATCCTCAGGAGTTTTTGGGGTGGAATCCTATGTCTCCTGCGTTTGAACTACACCTCAAGTCCGAGGTCTCGTCGGACAGAGACGCTGTAAACGCTTTCATCACACAGTTAGAAAAGCATACCCTCGTCCAACGAGTCAACTATAAGAGGGACTTGCTGGATGAGATCAATAATAATATAAGGATCATCACCCTCGTGATGATTGTGGTGGCGGGACTTTTGCTCCTTGTCTCCTTCACCCTCATCAGCAATACGATCCGTCTGCTTATCTATGCACGACGCTTCTCCATCTATACGATGAGACTTGTGGGAGCAACGCCCGGATTTATCCGCAGACCATTCGTGATGCAAAACATGTGGAACGGATTGGTGGCGGCATTTATTGCCCTTGCGTTGCTGGTTTGGGGAGCTTATTATGTCGTGTCTCTCTATCCTGTGATGGGAGAAATGATGACTTGGCAGAATGGTGCCATCCTTGCAGGGGTGCTCGTCTTCTTCGGTATGATCATCTCCGTATGGTCTGCTGTCGTGACTGTCAATAAGTACATGAGAATGGATATGAACAAACTATACCGTATCTGA
- a CDS encoding outer membrane beta-barrel protein, with protein sequence MLSAQIIRGTIKDTADRSAISQVRVTAYSRSDSLSAYSDPQGHFALQPLNGMRVVRLTFSHMAYEPVELSPSADSFMEVYLNPKTTQLDEVVIKQEFLSRRDGNIIVNISRIPNVVNLQTDQVLTRIPGVLKMSEGAYSLNGKSAVIYVNGVKQTISAGSLAAFLSSLPAGAVSSVELVPVNSGQYSATTEAVIDIKTTPNIPLGYSFQPSVHSSFFKNGLKDIGANLFYMTKVRRLLFHNTLSYTNERIYSDYLDSLLLADRAPIIQEGGRRGRTNVITYNASLLYTLPSSHRLTFNTFIYYDFAKPTLHWYTSLNKSIIQRKEHSDLYNFSLVYQIPSANLAFNGDIGYGFSYGGVYQEADYFRLDGERYNRSDVRMDGFLNTLYVNLHSTFGDWKLHYGLQVDYNSVRDKSVYQDGRQSDFGGFEILPALYAQAQYRLSRHLGLKGSVRMETTHYQYTFGEEPVTKDYTSLFPSLLLNGDFSDYSFTSGLVSNIIRPRYQTMIPGLRQSSDYMYYSGNPDLKPCDGYGLIFNSTFFGYAQLNLMYAFVADNTGSVYARKGEYLIKSTENISDQQYFAVNALLPFSFWGDKLTGQLQAEGAHRKLYNFKHGFVPPLGRSASYWSHSYNASVSYSPTDRVNVTLYGSYEPRYSSTLLETSWNTKWSLELYYSFLKERNLTLYLGAYDLFRRDNVYTSYFLDHAERSKVFSIGPSFKISLKYRLNKGQKVIEEYRDYTPNASRIR encoded by the coding sequence ATGTTATCTGCCCAAATCATAAGAGGTACCATCAAGGACACAGCAGATCGTTCGGCCATAAGCCAAGTACGGGTTACGGCTTATAGCCGGTCTGATTCTTTGAGCGCATATTCCGATCCGCAAGGGCATTTTGCCCTCCAACCCCTGAATGGTATGCGAGTGGTACGACTTACCTTTTCGCACATGGCATATGAGCCTGTGGAGCTAAGTCCTTCTGCCGACTCCTTCATGGAGGTTTACCTCAACCCAAAGACAACACAACTGGATGAAGTCGTCATCAAGCAAGAGTTTTTGTCCAGACGTGATGGCAATATCATCGTCAATATTTCTCGGATTCCAAATGTAGTCAATCTGCAAACCGATCAAGTATTGACAAGGATACCCGGGGTTCTTAAGATGAGCGAAGGGGCCTACTCCCTCAACGGTAAGTCTGCCGTGATCTATGTCAATGGGGTCAAGCAGACTATTTCCGCCGGTTCTCTTGCTGCTTTCCTCTCCAGCCTCCCAGCCGGTGCCGTCTCTTCGGTGGAGCTTGTACCCGTCAATTCGGGCCAATATTCAGCAACCACAGAAGCTGTCATTGACATCAAGACCACTCCCAATATCCCTCTCGGCTACTCATTTCAGCCCTCAGTTCATTCTTCGTTTTTCAAAAATGGGCTCAAGGATATCGGTGCCAATCTATTTTACATGACTAAGGTCAGACGGTTGTTGTTTCACAACACACTTTCGTATACCAACGAAAGAATTTATTCTGATTATCTCGACAGCTTGCTCCTTGCCGATCGGGCTCCTATCATCCAGGAAGGTGGTCGGAGGGGTAGAACGAATGTGATAACTTACAATGCTTCTCTTCTATACACTTTGCCAAGTAGTCATCGCTTGACTTTCAATACATTTATATACTATGACTTCGCCAAGCCGACCCTGCATTGGTATACCTCCCTCAATAAGTCGATAATCCAAAGAAAAGAGCATAGCGACCTCTACAACTTTTCTCTCGTGTACCAAATACCCTCTGCCAATCTTGCCTTTAATGGGGATATAGGGTACGGCTTTTCGTATGGTGGTGTCTATCAAGAAGCAGACTATTTCCGTTTGGATGGAGAGCGATACAACCGTTCGGACGTACGTATGGACGGCTTCCTCAATACTCTTTATGTGAATCTACACTCTACCTTCGGAGACTGGAAACTACACTATGGGCTACAGGTAGACTACAACAGTGTCAGGGACAAATCCGTCTATCAAGACGGACGACAGTCAGATTTTGGAGGCTTTGAGATCCTCCCCGCTCTTTATGCGCAGGCTCAATATCGATTGAGCAGACACCTTGGGCTGAAAGGTAGTGTCCGAATGGAGACCACACACTATCAGTACACCTTCGGGGAAGAGCCTGTAACCAAGGACTATACCTCTCTCTTTCCCTCCCTCTTGCTCAATGGGGACTTTTCCGATTATAGCTTTACATCGGGGCTGGTGTCCAATATCATCCGACCAAGGTACCAGACGATGATCCCGGGACTACGACAGAGCAGTGACTATATGTACTACTCGGGCAATCCTGACCTCAAGCCCTGCGATGGCTACGGACTGATATTCAATAGTACTTTCTTTGGGTATGCACAGCTCAATCTCATGTATGCCTTTGTGGCTGATAATACAGGTAGTGTGTACGCAAGGAAGGGTGAGTATTTGATAAAATCTACTGAAAACATTTCGGATCAACAGTATTTTGCTGTGAATGCGCTCCTCCCCTTTTCCTTTTGGGGAGATAAGCTCACGGGACAACTCCAGGCCGAAGGTGCCCATCGTAAGTTGTACAACTTCAAACATGGCTTTGTCCCTCCTCTTGGTAGATCTGCCTCTTATTGGTCACATAGCTACAATGCCAGTGTAAGTTACTCGCCGACCGATCGTGTCAATGTCACTCTCTATGGCTCCTACGAACCGCGATATTCCTCTACTCTGCTTGAGACTTCTTGGAATACGAAGTGGAGTCTCGAACTGTACTATTCCTTCCTCAAAGAACGCAATCTTACACTCTACCTCGGGGCATACGATCTCTTTAGGCGGGACAATGTATACACTTCATACTTCCTTGACCATGCTGAACGCTCCAAGGTCTTCAGCATCGGCCCCTCTTTCAAGATCTCCCTCAAATATCGACTCAATAAGGGGCAGAAGGTCATCGAAGAGTATAGGGATTATACACCCAATGCCTCCCGCATCCGATAG
- the lepA gene encoding translation elongation factor 4: protein MKHIRNFCIIAHIDHGKSTLADRLLEETKTVDQKALKDQVLDNMDLERERGITIKSHAIQMNYTLDGQEYTLNLIDTPGHVDFSYEVSRSIAACEGALLIVDAAQGIQAQTISNLYMALDHDLKIIPIVNKIDLPSAMPEEVTDEIVELLGCDHDEVIRASGKTGEGVQDILRAIVERIDPPKGDPDAPLQCLIFDSVFNSFRGIIAYFKVVNGVIRKGDHVKFIATEKEYEADEVGVLQLDMMPRKEIRTGDVGYIISGIKTSKEVKVGDTITHVKGGAKEAISGFEEVKPMVFAGVYPIESEDFENLRASLEKLQLNDASLTFQPESSAALGFGFRCGFLGLLHMEIIQERLDREYNMNVITTVPNVSYLVYDKKGGVTEVHNPSGLPDPATIDKIEEPFIRASVITDTAYIGPIMTLCLGKRGVLVRQDYIWGNRIEIIYDLPLGEIVIDFYDKLKSVSKGYASFDYTIHDFRESKLVKLDILLNGEPVDALSTLTHIDNSVTFGRRMCEKLKELIPRQQFDIAIQAAIGAKIIARETIKAVRKDVTAKCYGGDISRKRKLLEKQKEGKKRMKQIGTVEVPQKAFLAVLKLD from the coding sequence ATGAAGCATATTCGCAACTTCTGTATCATCGCACACATTGATCACGGTAAGAGTACCTTGGCAGATAGGCTGTTGGAGGAGACCAAGACTGTAGATCAAAAGGCTCTGAAGGATCAGGTGCTGGACAATATGGATCTCGAGCGTGAGCGTGGTATCACCATCAAGAGTCATGCCATACAGATGAACTATACCTTGGATGGGCAAGAATATACCCTCAACCTCATCGATACTCCGGGGCACGTGGACTTCTCTTACGAGGTGTCCCGCTCTATTGCAGCGTGCGAGGGGGCTCTCCTCATCGTTGATGCCGCTCAGGGGATACAGGCACAGACGATCTCAAACCTCTATATGGCTCTCGATCATGACCTCAAGATCATACCTATCGTCAACAAGATCGACCTCCCCAGCGCGATGCCTGAGGAAGTGACCGATGAGATCGTCGAGCTCCTTGGTTGTGATCATGATGAAGTGATCCGTGCCAGCGGTAAGACGGGCGAGGGGGTGCAGGACATCCTCCGTGCCATCGTGGAGCGTATAGATCCACCCAAAGGGGATCCGGATGCTCCGCTTCAGTGTCTTATCTTCGACTCTGTCTTCAACTCGTTCAGAGGGATTATTGCTTACTTCAAGGTCGTCAATGGGGTCATCCGCAAAGGTGATCATGTGAAGTTCATCGCAACCGAAAAGGAATATGAAGCTGATGAGGTCGGTGTGCTTCAGCTCGATATGATGCCTCGAAAAGAGATCCGTACGGGTGATGTGGGTTACATCATCTCAGGGATCAAGACCTCAAAGGAGGTCAAGGTGGGGGACACCATTACTCATGTCAAAGGTGGGGCCAAGGAGGCTATCTCGGGATTTGAGGAGGTCAAGCCGATGGTCTTTGCAGGGGTCTATCCGATCGAGAGTGAGGACTTTGAGAATCTCCGTGCTTCGCTCGAAAAACTTCAACTCAATGATGCTTCATTGACCTTTCAACCTGAGAGCTCCGCAGCCTTGGGCTTCGGATTCCGTTGTGGCTTCTTGGGGCTTCTTCACATGGAGATCATCCAAGAGCGTCTCGATAGAGAGTATAATATGAATGTCATCACCACTGTCCCCAACGTTTCTTATCTCGTCTACGACAAGAAGGGCGGGGTGACGGAGGTGCACAACCCTTCGGGACTCCCGGATCCGGCTACGATCGACAAGATCGAAGAGCCTTTCATCCGTGCTTCGGTCATCACCGATACAGCCTACATCGGGCCTATCATGACTCTTTGCCTCGGTAAGCGTGGTGTCCTCGTGCGCCAAGACTATATATGGGGTAATCGTATAGAGATCATTTACGACTTGCCTCTGGGTGAGATTGTTATTGATTTTTATGACAAGCTCAAGAGTGTGTCGAAGGGCTATGCTTCGTTCGACTACACTATACATGATTTCCGTGAGTCCAAGCTCGTGAAGCTCGATATCCTCCTTAATGGTGAGCCTGTCGATGCCCTCTCTACATTGACCCACATAGATAACAGTGTGACTTTCGGTCGTCGTATGTGTGAGAAGCTCAAGGAGCTTATCCCTCGTCAGCAGTTCGACATCGCCATCCAAGCTGCCATCGGTGCTAAGATCATCGCTCGTGAGACAATCAAGGCGGTGCGTAAGGACGTGACGGCAAAGTGTTATGGTGGTGACATCTCTCGTAAGCGTAAGCTCCTCGAAAAGCAGAAAGAGGGTAAGAAGCGTATGAAGCAGATAGGTACGGTGGAGGTGCCTCAAAAAGCATTCTTGGCTGTCCTAAAATTAGACTAA
- the queA gene encoding tRNA preQ1(34) S-adenosylmethionine ribosyltransferase-isomerase QueA has product MKLSQFNFKLPEELIAQHPAKYRDESRLLVLHSKTGEIEHKVFKEITEYFGKDDVFVFNNTKVFPARLYGNKEKTNAKIEVFLLRELKAEQLLWDVLVDPARKIRIGNKLFFGEDESLVAEVIDNTTSRGRTLRFLYDGTHEEFKQALFALGHTPLPKYIQRDPEPEDEERYQTIFAEVEGAVVAPAAGLHFSRELMKRLEIQDCRFGYLTLHTGLTAYRDIDVDDLTKYKMGSELMNVDKRCCDSVNEALARGGRMCAVGTSVLKALETCISTDGFIKQYEGWTSRFIFPPYEFRAKAAMVTNFHMPYSSLLMMTAALGGYEHVMNAYEIAVKEGYRFGAYGDAMLIL; this is encoded by the coding sequence ATGAAACTTTCTCAATTTAATTTCAAACTACCGGAGGAACTCATTGCTCAGCACCCGGCAAAGTATAGAGATGAGTCCAGGCTCTTGGTATTACATTCGAAAACTGGGGAGATAGAACACAAAGTATTTAAGGAAATCACAGAGTACTTTGGTAAGGATGATGTTTTCGTGTTCAACAACACAAAGGTCTTTCCCGCTCGTCTTTATGGCAACAAGGAGAAGACCAATGCAAAGATCGAGGTCTTCCTTCTTCGTGAACTGAAGGCTGAACAGCTCCTTTGGGATGTCCTTGTCGATCCTGCTCGTAAGATAAGAATTGGGAATAAACTCTTCTTCGGAGAGGATGAGTCTTTGGTAGCAGAGGTTATAGACAATACGACATCTCGTGGCCGTACACTACGCTTCCTTTATGATGGAACACATGAGGAGTTCAAGCAAGCTCTCTTTGCTCTCGGACATACGCCCCTGCCAAAGTATATACAAAGAGACCCGGAGCCGGAGGATGAAGAACGCTATCAGACGATCTTTGCCGAGGTCGAGGGGGCTGTCGTTGCACCGGCTGCGGGGCTTCACTTCAGTCGTGAGTTGATGAAGCGTTTGGAAATCCAAGACTGTCGTTTTGGTTATCTGACTTTACACACAGGTCTCACTGCTTACAGAGATATAGATGTGGATGATCTCACGAAGTACAAGATGGGCTCCGAACTTATGAATGTGGACAAGCGTTGTTGTGACTCCGTCAATGAGGCTCTTGCTCGTGGTGGGCGTATGTGTGCTGTCGGCACATCTGTGCTCAAGGCGCTTGAAACCTGCATAAGCACTGACGGCTTCATCAAACAGTATGAGGGATGGACAAGTCGTTTTATCTTCCCGCCTTATGAGTTTCGTGCAAAAGCGGCGATGGTGACCAACTTTCACATGCCGTACTCTTCACTCCTCATGATGACAGCTGCTCTTGGAGGATATGAGCACGTGATGAATGCTTATGAAATTGCTGTAAAGGAAGGCTACCGTTTCGGAGCCTATGGTGATGCAATGTTGATCCTTTAA
- a CDS encoding DUF3098 domain-containing protein, whose product MQEKSYKLYTFKKANIYIFLVSIFLVVLGYILMAGGTSPDGVSFNPEVFSFTRITVAPILCTLGYAGILLAILWRGKKKEAVGDNTENKE is encoded by the coding sequence ATGCAAGAAAAATCATATAAGTTATACACCTTCAAGAAGGCGAACATCTATATCTTCCTTGTCTCCATATTTTTGGTCGTGCTGGGATATATCCTTATGGCAGGTGGAACTTCGCCTGATGGGGTGAGCTTCAACCCGGAGGTGTTTTCTTTCACACGTATCACAGTCGCTCCTATATTGTGCACACTCGGCTATGCCGGTATCCTATTGGCGATACTTTGGAGAGGCAAGAAGAAAGAGGCGGTAGGGGATAATACCGAAAATAAAGAGTAA